The Lycium barbarum isolate Lr01 chromosome 10, ASM1917538v2, whole genome shotgun sequence genome includes a region encoding these proteins:
- the LOC132613028 gene encoding uncharacterized protein LOC132613028, which yields MHLDAKGLGATITQNNTASSQDKVKAMIFLRHHLDEGLKVEYLTVKDPLELWTGLKERYDHIKVTVLPRARYEWIHLRLQDFKTVCDYNSAVYRITSQLKLCGDNITDEDMLEKTLTTFHASNLVLQQQYRERGFKKHADLISCLLVAEQHNTLLLKNHKARPTGTAPFPEANVVATHGPTERRQNNRGHNNECGRGRGRGRYNNRRDGGHHKRENNMGYQGNPSRNNCHRCGLKGHWKNECRAPEHFVRLYQNSFKRKANRGGASSVNARVESHMTLKNDDETGPSRKYDDNVEANLSLKDDDFDGFDGITHLEVEDFFGDQN from the coding sequence ATGCACCTAGACGCCAAAGGTCTTGGTGCCACGATTACTCAAAATAATACAGCATCGAGTCAAGACAAAGTGAAGGCAATGATTTTCCTTCGTCATCATCTGGATGAAGGATTGAAAGTTGAATACCTGACAGTGAAAGATCCACTTGAATTGTGGACTGGTTTGAAGGAAAGGTATGACCACATTAAGGTAACGGTATTGCCCAGGGCTCGTTATGAGTGGATTCACTTACGGTTACAAGATTTTAAAACTGTATGTGATTATAACTCTGCTGTTTATAGAATTACATCCCAATTGAAATTATGTGGGGATAATATAACTGACGAGGATATGTTGGAAAAGACTCTTACGACTTTTCATGCCTCCAATTTGGTATTACAACAACAGTATCGTGAAAGGGGTTTTAAAAAACATGCTGATTTGATATCATGTCTCCTTGTAGCTGAGCAGCACAATACCCTTTTATTGAAAAATCATAAAGCCCGTCCCACTGGAACTGCTCCATTCCCGGAAGCGAATGTGGTAGCGACACATGGCCCAACTGAAAGAAGACAAAATAATCGGGGCCATAATAATGAGTGTGGGCGTGGCAGGGGCAGGGGACGATATAATAATCGTCGTGATGGTGGTCACCATAAAAGGGAGAATAATATGGGTTATCAAGGCAATCCTTCAAGGAACAACTGTCATCGTTGTGGTTTGAAAGGTCACTGGAAAAATGAATGCCGGGCGCCTGAACATTTTGTCAGGCTTTATCaaaattccttcaaaagaaaGGCAAATAGAGGTGGTGCCTCTTCTGTTAATGCGCGGGTGGAGTCACACATGACTTTAAAAAATGACGATGAGACAGGGCCGTCACGAAAATATGATGATAATGTTGAAGCTAATTTGTCTTTGAAAGATGATGATTTTGATGGGTTTGATGGTATTACTCATTTGGAAGTTGAAGACTTCTTTGGAGATCAAAATTGA